From Anopheles funestus chromosome 3RL, idAnoFuneDA-416_04, whole genome shotgun sequence, a single genomic window includes:
- the LOC125772133 gene encoding venom carboxylesterase-6-like isoform X1, with protein MSIISLALSVTQFTRNEMAENCIVEVSSGLIKGLIAPLPDSDDVCYCFKGIPYAIPPVGSLRFRPPQRLTRHTEGTIDCTTERAVSLAGSYLPPEPQLASEDCLFLNVYTPINPNELGKADRPENIRPLPVMVWLHGGAFCTGSGGSSIYHPEWLIAHGVIVVTVNYRLGPAGFLCLPSVGIYGNMGLKDQRLALEWVQTNIGKFGGDAGNVTLFGESAGAVSAHLHYLSKGSQHLFHKIICQSGVACSSITFQKHPETKTRQLAAYFGCSSEASDTEVLDTLLNIEPDLLAKSQKEALTPYEKTLDSVYPFRPVLERPDSIDPIITEDVFALLRQSNEPSKPMILGVTNEEALYKINTFRQHLHRYEEDKCRFIPDLLNVPLDERPQVAQRIVDFYCGPAGVCLERELELSRIFTDTLYLIPAVQAAELQLIHMQGEIFFYHFSAETELNKFRQLWKVPSEYRGASHADDVCYLFSSRYFATDALAHGSEAWKLRNAMCSLWTSFAKTGVPQLEDTGVKWTSLKRSEMESSNLSALEIGVELKMVQNHLNDRVTFWRELFKKYNN; from the exons ATGAGTATTATTTCTCTTGCTCTTTCAGTTACGCAATTCACCCGTAATGAAATGGCCGAAAATTGCATCGTTGAGGTATCTTCCGGTTTGATAAAGGGTTTGATAGCCCCGCTGCCCGACAGCGATGATGTGTGCTACTGCTTCAAAGGCATACCGTATGCTATCCCACCCGTCGGATCGTTACGTTTTCGTCCCCCACAACGCTTAACGCGACACACGGAAGGTACAATAGACTGCACCACAGAACGGGCCGTCAGTTTAGCCGGCAGCTATCTCCCACCGGAACCGCAGCTCGCGTCGGAAGACTGTTTGTTCTTGAATGTTTACACACCGATAAACCCAAACGAGCTGGGGAAGGCTGACCGGCCGGAGAACATACGCCCACTACCGGTAATGGTGTGGCTACACGGTGGTGCATTCTGTACCGGAAGTGGCGGCTCGTCTATTTACCATCCCGAGTGGTTGATCGCCCACGGTGTAATTGTCGTCACAGTGAACTATCGGCTTGGACCTGCCGGTTTCCTCTGCTTACCATCGGTGGGCATTTACGGCAATATGGGACTGAAAGATCAACGTTTGGCACTGGAATGGGTGCAAACCAATATCGGCAAGTTTGGAGGTGATGCTGGCAATGTGACCCTGTTTGGGGAAAGTGCTGGAGCAGTTTCGGCCCATCTGCACTATCTGTCCAAGGGCTCGCAGCATCTGTTCCACAAGATCATATGCCAGTCCGGTGTAGCGTGCAGTTCGATCACGTTTCAAAAACATCCGGAAACCAAAACCCGACAGCTAGCGGCATACTTTGGCTGCTCATCGGAAGCATCCGATACTGAAGTATTGG ATACTCTCCTCAATATTGAGCCGGACTTGTTAGCCAAATCGCAAAAAGAAGCACTAACACCGTATGAGAAAACACTTGATTCCGTTTATCCATTCCGACCGGTACTTGAGCGACCAGATTCGATTGATCCAATAATAACGGAAGATGTATTTGCGTTGCTGCGACAGTCGAATGAACCATCCAAACCAATGATACTCGGTGTGACCAATGAGGAAGCATTGTACAAGATAAATACCTTCCGGCAACATCTGCACCGATACGAGGAAGATAAATGTCGCTTTATTCCCGACTTGTTGAATGTTCCGCTAGACGAGCGGCCACAGGTAGCTCAACGTATTGTAGATTTCTACTGCGGTCCGGCTGGAGTATGCTTAGAGCGAGAGTTAGAGCTAAGCCGCATATTTACGGACACCTTATATCTGATTCCCGCTGTACAAGCTGCTGAACTGCAGCTAATCCACATGCAAGG ggaaatatttttttaccactTTAGTGCGGAAACGGAACTGAACAAATTCCGTCAACTATGGAAGGTACCATCGGAATATCGTGGAGCAAGCCATGCAGATGATGTTTGCTATCTGTTTAGCTCGCGTTACTTCGCTACGGATGCGTTAGCACACGGTTCGGAAGCATGGAAATTGAGAAACGCGATGTGCAGTCTGTGGACCAGTTTTGCCAAAACGGGTGTCCCACAGCTGGAAGACACCGGTGTGAAGTGGACTTCCCTAAAGAGGTCAGAAATGGAATCGTCTAATTTATCGGCGCTGGAAATAGGTGTCGAAttgaaaatggtacaaaatcATCTCAATGATCGTGTAACGTTTTGGAGGGAACTGTTTAAAAAGTACAATAATTAG
- the LOC125772133 gene encoding venom carboxylesterase-6-like isoform X2 produces MAENCIVEVSSGLIKGLIAPLPDSDDVCYCFKGIPYAIPPVGSLRFRPPQRLTRHTEGTIDCTTERAVSLAGSYLPPEPQLASEDCLFLNVYTPINPNELGKADRPENIRPLPVMVWLHGGAFCTGSGGSSIYHPEWLIAHGVIVVTVNYRLGPAGFLCLPSVGIYGNMGLKDQRLALEWVQTNIGKFGGDAGNVTLFGESAGAVSAHLHYLSKGSQHLFHKIICQSGVACSSITFQKHPETKTRQLAAYFGCSSEASDTEVLDTLLNIEPDLLAKSQKEALTPYEKTLDSVYPFRPVLERPDSIDPIITEDVFALLRQSNEPSKPMILGVTNEEALYKINTFRQHLHRYEEDKCRFIPDLLNVPLDERPQVAQRIVDFYCGPAGVCLERELELSRIFTDTLYLIPAVQAAELQLIHMQGEIFFYHFSAETELNKFRQLWKVPSEYRGASHADDVCYLFSSRYFATDALAHGSEAWKLRNAMCSLWTSFAKTGVPQLEDTGVKWTSLKRSEMESSNLSALEIGVELKMVQNHLNDRVTFWRELFKKYNN; encoded by the exons ATGGCCGAAAATTGCATCGTTGAGGTATCTTCCGGTTTGATAAAGGGTTTGATAGCCCCGCTGCCCGACAGCGATGATGTGTGCTACTGCTTCAAAGGCATACCGTATGCTATCCCACCCGTCGGATCGTTACGTTTTCGTCCCCCACAACGCTTAACGCGACACACGGAAGGTACAATAGACTGCACCACAGAACGGGCCGTCAGTTTAGCCGGCAGCTATCTCCCACCGGAACCGCAGCTCGCGTCGGAAGACTGTTTGTTCTTGAATGTTTACACACCGATAAACCCAAACGAGCTGGGGAAGGCTGACCGGCCGGAGAACATACGCCCACTACCGGTAATGGTGTGGCTACACGGTGGTGCATTCTGTACCGGAAGTGGCGGCTCGTCTATTTACCATCCCGAGTGGTTGATCGCCCACGGTGTAATTGTCGTCACAGTGAACTATCGGCTTGGACCTGCCGGTTTCCTCTGCTTACCATCGGTGGGCATTTACGGCAATATGGGACTGAAAGATCAACGTTTGGCACTGGAATGGGTGCAAACCAATATCGGCAAGTTTGGAGGTGATGCTGGCAATGTGACCCTGTTTGGGGAAAGTGCTGGAGCAGTTTCGGCCCATCTGCACTATCTGTCCAAGGGCTCGCAGCATCTGTTCCACAAGATCATATGCCAGTCCGGTGTAGCGTGCAGTTCGATCACGTTTCAAAAACATCCGGAAACCAAAACCCGACAGCTAGCGGCATACTTTGGCTGCTCATCGGAAGCATCCGATACTGAAGTATTGG ATACTCTCCTCAATATTGAGCCGGACTTGTTAGCCAAATCGCAAAAAGAAGCACTAACACCGTATGAGAAAACACTTGATTCCGTTTATCCATTCCGACCGGTACTTGAGCGACCAGATTCGATTGATCCAATAATAACGGAAGATGTATTTGCGTTGCTGCGACAGTCGAATGAACCATCCAAACCAATGATACTCGGTGTGACCAATGAGGAAGCATTGTACAAGATAAATACCTTCCGGCAACATCTGCACCGATACGAGGAAGATAAATGTCGCTTTATTCCCGACTTGTTGAATGTTCCGCTAGACGAGCGGCCACAGGTAGCTCAACGTATTGTAGATTTCTACTGCGGTCCGGCTGGAGTATGCTTAGAGCGAGAGTTAGAGCTAAGCCGCATATTTACGGACACCTTATATCTGATTCCCGCTGTACAAGCTGCTGAACTGCAGCTAATCCACATGCAAGG ggaaatatttttttaccactTTAGTGCGGAAACGGAACTGAACAAATTCCGTCAACTATGGAAGGTACCATCGGAATATCGTGGAGCAAGCCATGCAGATGATGTTTGCTATCTGTTTAGCTCGCGTTACTTCGCTACGGATGCGTTAGCACACGGTTCGGAAGCATGGAAATTGAGAAACGCGATGTGCAGTCTGTGGACCAGTTTTGCCAAAACGGGTGTCCCACAGCTGGAAGACACCGGTGTGAAGTGGACTTCCCTAAAGAGGTCAGAAATGGAATCGTCTAATTTATCGGCGCTGGAAATAGGTGTCGAAttgaaaatggtacaaaatcATCTCAATGATCGTGTAACGTTTTGGAGGGAACTGTTTAAAAAGTACAATAATTAG
- the LOC125772105 gene encoding uncharacterized protein LOC125772105, with translation MVIRKLYVPPTVVQKNPLPPVVDPNHLPPATAYQPPAEDLPIVVEPESVGNGDPLVFADEVEIELVPGKIVGRRKALPNGSEYFSYQGIPYAQPPVGELRFKSPVPLEKFAEQPLQCGVERGTCLTVMPLPPGTVGVEDCLYLNVYTTSSPSETLGMLKPVMVWIHGGGYYTGSGNSDFFGPEFLLQHGVILVTMNYRLGALGFLALPSMGIHGNQGLKDQQLALRWVHDNIAQFGGDPSNVTLFGESAGGASVNWHYLNTKSRQYFHKAICQSGSVLCPWGIQYSPEDKARKLAAVLGYEGDDDAGVLETLVNASVEDLVSNSPKAFNETAKCVYFFSPFIPTIEDASSEDAFILQRGEELLKQPNITSIPLIHGVNSAEGLVFYGLLQHLFDEVAGNLAMTLPLDLGIPQDFKTAVVEEVRQFYFQDKPIERDEFPRLLDLVADVGFYFPVFVTAELHSRYQQEAPLYFYRFSYENELNQLRKHMNVPDGTPGAAHGDELSYLFSGSEFTAHVEPGSGPDLARTLLCRLWTNFAKFGCPTPDGDDVGFRWEPLPPTAAGEPFVLRAVDLNDQIDVVENPLQDRIQFWKSLAERFNPNLLQSDRLNMVMRNVRKSYSAMSDGGTGRGSTVQAYDPSARIMVKVMQGSIYGTKDRLPNGKPYYCFKGIPYAKPPVGKLRFASPVPIERYSVSYLDCSRERSSCLGRDVITREITGSEDGLFLNVYTPAIGREGNGTAPLLPVMVFLHGGGMTGGNGDSGLYLPDYLVQEGTVVATVNYRLGVLGFLCLPQAGIEGNAGLKDQRLALQWIQQNVKTFGGDPNNVTIFGASSGGSNVLMHCFSDRSRQYFHKAIAQSATIFADLIYQTEPEERARSLARVFGYEGTSDDGVLSTLRDVPARRLYEAQFLVLSAREREHEPIFQFPFTAVIEREQSIDPVLLKTPMEYLREVDRLQVPVLCGYNDKEGMMELVDMIKNLPVYNKRPEKFICRSFDVDYFSPAARALGEELKKHYFGEMAISRTNLNQLVELLSDRFVVGYYVLCKLWCEHQPKTPLYSYRFAYEGSLNKGKELLKFQHLPGACHIDEVYYLFSSPLLRTEISPSDPAYQMRQLMVRMWTNFAKHSNPTPSCDGTNVPCRWEPMRSVPGSDGKPTNYTVLSIGKELKMTTLPELERMGKFLEVTKRCNGTIDNFVIPRIGSRPERGSS, from the exons ATGGTTATCCGCAAGCTGTACGTTCCACCGACGGTTGTGCAGAAGAATCCACTACCACCGGTAGTGGATCCGAACCATTTGCCACCGGCAACGGCTTATCAG CCTCCAGCGGAAGATCTTCCGATCGTGGTTGAGCCGGAAAGTGTAGGCAATGGAGATCCGCTAGTGTTTGCTGACGAGGTTGAGATTGAGCTAGTGCCGGGGAAAATTGTTGGCCGACGAAAGGCACTTCCGAATGGGTCGGAGTACTTCTCCTACCAGGGTATTCCGTACGCGCAACCTCCTGTAGGGGAGTTACGTTTCAAGTCACCAGTTCCGTTGGAAAAGTTTGCCGAACAACCGCTCCAGTGTGGCGTTGAGCGTGGAACATGTCTGACCGTTATGCCTCTGCCACCGGGAACGGTCGGAGTTGAAGATTGTCTGTATCTGAATGTGTACACGACGAGTTCGCCGAGCGAAACGCTTGGCATGCTGAAACCGGTCATGGTTTGGATTCACGGTGGCGGCTATTATACGGGCAGTGGCAATAGCGACTTTTTCGGTCCGGAATTTTTGCTCCAGCACGGTGTTATCTTGGTGACGATGAATTATCGGCTTGGTGCGCTTGGGTTTCTCGCCCTACCGTCGATGGGGATTCATGGTAATCAGGGCTTAAAGGATCAGCAGCTAGCATTGCGCTGGGTGCACGACAACATTGCGCAGTTCGGCGGTGATCCATCGAACGTGACACTGTTTGGTGAAAGTGCTGGTGGTGCATCGGTTAATTGGCATTACTTGAACACGAAGTCTCGGCAGTACTTCCACAAAGCCATCTGTCAGTCGGGATCGGTCCTTTGTCCGTGGGGTATTCAGTATTCGCCGGAGGATAAGGCGCGCAAGTTGGCAGCTGTGTTGGGTTATGAAGGAGACGATGATGCCGGCGTTTTGG AAACACTGGTGAACGCTTCGGTCGAAGATTTAGTATCGAATTCCCCGAAAGCCTTCAACGAGACGGCGAAATGCGtctatttcttttctcccTTTATTCCCACGATCGAAGATGCTAGCTCGGAAGATGCATTTATTCTGCAGCGTGGTGAGGAACTGCTGAAGCAACCGAACATTACCTCCATACCGTTGATACACGGTGTGAACAGTGCGGAGGGTTTGGTGTTTTATGGATTACTGCAACACCTGTTTGATGAGGTGGCGGGCAACTTAGCGATGACGTTACCGCTGGATCTCGGTATACCGCAAGACTTTAAGACCGCCGTGGTGGAGGAGGTTCGTCAGTTTTATTTCCAGGACAAACCGATCGAGCGGGATGAGTTTCCCCGGCTTTTGGATCTTGTAGCGGATGTTGGATTTTACTTCCCGGTGTTTGTAACCGCTGAGTTGCATTCGAGATATCAGCAGGA AGCTCCGTTATACTTCTATCGCTTTTCTTACGAAAATGAGCTGAATCAACTGCGCAAGCATATGAATGTACCGGATGGAACACCGGGTGCTGCCCATGGAGATGAGTTGTCGTATCTGTTTAGTGGAAGCGAATTTACTGCCCACGTGGAACCTGGTTCGGGTCCCGATCTTGCCCGGACGCTACTGTGCCGCTTGTGGACAAACTTTGCCAAGTTCGGATGTCCCACACCGGACGGTGATGATGTTGGATTCCGGTGGGAACCATTACCGCCGACTGCTGCCGGTGAACCATTTGTGCTGCGTGCCGTGGATCTGAACGATCAGATAGACGTGGTGGAGAATCCTCTGCAGGATAGGATACAGTTTTGGAAATCGCTTGCCGAACGTTTTAATCCCAACTTACTACAG AGTGATCGCTTAAACATGGTGATGCGAAATGTGCGCAAATCGTACTCGGCAATGTCCGATGGTGGTACAGGGCGAGGATCGACCGTACAAGCATACGAT CCATCCGCTCGCATAATGGTGAAGGTGATGCAAGGGTCGATCTACGGCACCAAGGATCGTCTACCGAATGGGAAACCCTACTATTGCTTTAAGGGCATTCCATACGCAAAACCTCCAGTGGGGAAGCTACGCTTTGCCTCTCCGGTGCCGATCGAGCGATATTCGGTTTCCTATCTGGACTGTAGCCGGGAACGCAGCAGCTGTTTGGGTCGGGATGTGATCACGCGTGAGATCACCGGTTCCGAGGATGGACTGTTTCTGAACGTGTATACACCGGCTATTGGAAGAGAGGGAAATGGTACGGCGCCGCTGTTACCGGTGATGGTGTTCTTGCACGGTGGTGGAATGACCGGTGGCAATGGAGATAGTGGTCTGTACTTGCCGGACTATCTCGTACAGGAGGGTACCGTGGTGGCCACAGTAAACTATCGACTCGGTGTGCTTGGGTTTCTTTGTCTACCTCAGGCAGGTATTGAGGGAAATGCTGGCCTCAAGGATCAG CGGCTGGCTCTTCAGTGGATTCAACAGAACGTAAAAACGTTCGGTGGTGATCCGAACAACGTAACGATCTTCGGCGCCAGCTCGGGTGGTAGTAACGTCCTGATGCATTGTTTTTCCGACCGTTCGCGGCAGTACTTCCACAAGGCCATCGCACAAAGTGCTACCATATTTGCGGATTTAATCTATCAAACGGAACCGGAAGAGCGGGCCCGTTCGTTGGCACGCGTGTTCGGCTACGAAGGCACATCGGATGATGGTGTGCTCAGTACGTTACGGGATGTTCCTGCGCGGCGACTGTACGAGGCACAGTTTCTCGTACTATCTGCCCGGGAGCGAGAACATGAACCGATCTTTCAGTTTCCTTTTACGGCCGTTATCGAGCGTGAACAGTCGATTGATCCGGTGCTGCTGAAAACACCGATGGAGTATCTGCGGGAAGTGGATCGGTTGCAAGTGCCGGTACTGTGTGGATATAATGACAAGGAAGGTATGATGGAGCTGGTGGATATGATCAAAAATCTACCGGTCTACAACAAACGGCCGGAGAAGTTTATCTGTCGATCGTTCGATGTCGATTACTTTAGTCCGGCCGCACGCGCTCTTGGTGAGGAGTTGAAAAAGCATTACTTTGGCGAGATGGCAATTAGTCGGACGAATCTGAACCAGCTAGTGGAGCTGCTAAGCGATCGGTTTGTGGTAGGTTACTATGTGCTGTGTAAGCTGTGGTGCGAACATCAACCGAAGACTCCACTCTATTCGTACCGTTTCGCGTACGAAGGTTCGCTGAACAAAGGCAAGGAGTTGCTAAAGTTCCAACACCTGCCGGGAGCATGCCATATCGATGAGGTGTACTATCTGTTCAGTTCGCCCTTGTTGCGCACGGAGATTTCACCATCCGATCCGGCTTATCAAATGCGCCAGCTTATGGTACGTATGTGGACCAACTTTGCGAAACATTCCAACCCGACGCCATCGTGCGATGGGACGAATGTTCCCTGCCGTTGGGAACCGATGCGATCGGTACCGGGTAGTGATGGGAAGCCAACGAACTACACGGTACTATCGATAGGAAAGGAACTGAAAATGACCACCCTTCCGGAGTTGGAGCGTATGGGCAAATTTTTGGAGGTGACAAAACGATGCAACGGTACGATCGATAACTTTGTCATACCGCGGATCGGTTCGCGGCCCGAGCGTGGTAGTAGTTGA